One region of Luteolibacter yonseiensis genomic DNA includes:
- a CDS encoding 3-dehydroquinate synthase, with product MSRYDFQIPVTFKHRIVFTRDAFSPANPALAEILKEGGGRRAMIFVEETVAAFWPDLVDEIQEYFAGLDLDFLGTTIFPGGEAAKADDHLVKEIWAAIDAAHLDRHSYALVIGGGAFLDAVGYATATAHRGVRLVRFPTTTLSQDDSGVGVKCAINSFGKKNWVGAFSVPYAVINDFKFLHSQDETTRRAGLIEAVKVALVRDAEFFGWIEDNLAALSELEPGALETCVEKSALLHARHIATGGDPFETGSSRPLDFGHWAAHKLEAMTHYSLSHAPAVGVGLALDTLYSARAGLLKFSVAEQILRVLDGLQLSIYHPALDWLDDNGRRRVFDGLDEFREHLGGQLTVLLLEDVGRGVDVHEFDEVLLGECVNELRTRWESRG from the coding sequence ATGTCCCGCTACGATTTCCAGATTCCCGTCACCTTCAAGCACCGTATTGTTTTCACCCGTGATGCTTTCTCCCCCGCAAACCCCGCGCTTGCGGAAATCCTGAAGGAGGGCGGCGGCCGCAGGGCGATGATCTTCGTGGAAGAAACGGTTGCCGCGTTCTGGCCGGATCTGGTGGATGAAATCCAGGAATACTTCGCGGGGCTGGATCTGGATTTCCTCGGCACCACGATTTTTCCCGGTGGCGAGGCGGCGAAGGCCGACGACCACCTGGTGAAGGAAATCTGGGCCGCGATCGACGCGGCGCATCTGGACCGGCACTCCTACGCGCTGGTCATCGGCGGCGGGGCGTTCCTGGATGCGGTGGGCTACGCGACCGCGACCGCCCACCGCGGGGTGCGCCTCGTGAGGTTTCCTACCACCACCCTCTCCCAGGACGACAGCGGGGTGGGAGTGAAGTGCGCGATCAACTCGTTCGGGAAAAAGAACTGGGTCGGAGCGTTTTCAGTGCCCTACGCGGTGATCAATGATTTCAAATTCCTTCACAGCCAGGACGAGACGACCCGCCGCGCCGGGCTGATCGAGGCGGTGAAGGTGGCGCTCGTGCGCGATGCGGAGTTCTTCGGCTGGATCGAGGACAACCTTGCCGCCCTCTCCGAGTTGGAGCCCGGGGCTCTTGAGACGTGCGTGGAGAAATCCGCACTCCTGCACGCCCGCCACATCGCGACGGGAGGGGATCCGTTCGAGACGGGGTCCAGCAGGCCGCTGGACTTCGGTCACTGGGCGGCGCACAAGCTGGAGGCGATGACGCACTACTCGCTGTCGCACGCCCCTGCGGTCGGCGTCGGCCTGGCGCTGGACACGCTTTATTCGGCGCGGGCGGGGCTGTTGAAGTTTTCCGTCGCGGAGCAGATCCTGCGTGTGCTGGACGGGCTGCAACTCAGCATCTACCACCCGGCGCTGGATTGGCTGGATGACAACGGCCGGCGGCGCGTTTTCGATGGGTTGGACGAATTCCGCGAGCACCTCGGCGGCCAGCTCACCGTGCTGTTGCTGGAGGACGTGGGGCGTGGGGTCGACGTGCACGAGTTCGATGAAGTCCTGCTCGGCGAATGCGTCAACGAGCTCCGGACGCGCTGGGAAAGCAGGGGTTGA
- a CDS encoding NUDIX hydrolase: MPTPETLYASRWLSLHRIGKWEFVRRPHADAAVGILAITPEKEIVLVEQYRIPMQRLVIEVPAGLVGDEPEFAGESLAESAGRELLEETGYRAGTIIPLIASPTSSGMTSETTHLFHATDLVREGDGGGVDGENIIVHHVPLSNLRGWLAGQEAEGKLIDFKIHAALWLAGVHC, from the coding sequence ATGCCGACTCCTGAAACACTTTATGCGTCCCGCTGGCTCAGCCTCCACCGCATCGGCAAGTGGGAATTCGTCCGCCGTCCCCATGCGGACGCGGCGGTCGGCATCCTCGCGATCACCCCGGAAAAGGAGATCGTGCTGGTCGAGCAATACCGCATTCCCATGCAACGCCTGGTCATCGAGGTGCCTGCGGGACTCGTCGGCGACGAGCCGGAATTCGCGGGCGAATCCCTCGCGGAAAGCGCCGGACGCGAGCTTCTCGAGGAAACAGGCTACCGCGCGGGAACCATCATCCCGCTGATTGCCAGCCCGACTTCCTCAGGCATGACCTCGGAAACGACCCATCTGTTCCACGCCACGGATCTCGTCCGCGAGGGCGACGGCGGCGGAGTGGACGGAGAGAACATCATCGTCCATCACGTCCCGCTTTCCAACCTGCGGGGGTGGCTCGCCGGGCAGGAGGCCGAGGGGAAACTCATCGACTTCAAGATCCACGCCGCTCTCTGGCTGGCGGGAGTCCATTGCTGA